The Pedosphaera parvula Ellin514 genome has a segment encoding these proteins:
- a CDS encoding Rieske (2Fe-2S) protein has product MRKQKIASLHELTEGKTIKFEFALKGKPTEGFVVCFQGQLVAYENRCRHLPLSLDYDDGRFFSRDGKSFVCQTHNAIYEPLTGLCVRGPCEGASLKALKIEVVDGEVWLVG; this is encoded by the coding sequence ATTGCCTCTTTGCATGAATTGACTGAAGGCAAAACCATAAAGTTTGAATTTGCTCTCAAAGGAAAGCCCACCGAAGGCTTTGTTGTTTGTTTTCAAGGCCAGTTGGTCGCCTACGAAAACCGTTGCCGCCACCTGCCCTTATCGCTCGATTACGATGACGGCCGCTTCTTTTCACGGGATGGCAAAAGCTTCGTCTGCCAGACCCACAATGCAATTTACGAACCGCTCACGGGCCTTTGCGTCCGGGGCCCTTGTGAAGGCGCCAGCCTGAAAGCCCTGAAGATTGAAGTCGTCGATGGCGAAGTTTGGCTGGTCGGCTGA
- the larC gene encoding nickel insertion protein: MKTLYLDIFSGISGDMLIGALIDLGVDEHRLEHELEKLGLDGYHLHVRRGQKANIDGVKFDVHLSHEHGHGHGHDHKHEHEHSHSGGVTHTHSHSHTRSDEHGHQHGEHEHVHSHEEEPGHHHHEHEEGHEHSHSHDHEHAHDDIMSIARAQPEFCADQGIGPAQ, encoded by the coding sequence ATGAAAACTTTGTATCTGGACATTTTCAGCGGCATCAGTGGCGACATGTTGATCGGTGCGTTGATCGATCTGGGTGTGGATGAGCATCGGTTGGAGCATGAATTGGAGAAACTGGGTCTTGATGGATATCATCTTCATGTCCGGCGGGGGCAGAAAGCCAACATTGATGGGGTCAAATTCGATGTGCACTTGAGTCATGAGCATGGCCACGGCCACGGCCATGACCATAAGCACGAACACGAGCATTCCCACAGTGGCGGAGTGACACACACACACTCGCATTCTCATACTCGCTCCGACGAGCATGGGCATCAGCACGGAGAGCATGAGCATGTTCACTCGCATGAAGAGGAGCCTGGTCACCATCATCATGAACACGAGGAGGGGCATGAGCATTCCCACTCGCATGATCACGAGCATGCCCACGACGACATCATGAGCATCGCACGAGCACAGCCGGAATTTTGCGCAGATCAAGGAATTGGTCCGGCACAGTGA
- a CDS encoding Trm112 family protein — protein MKQINSSAELKAVLKADKVLLFVHFEWSSSSRYVLWNLEEWEKESDWANGESAFEIYWLEPDEHPDTWKWIGENAVNLDQENGYTGGLVWLRNGAVVGTVENQEFPGLRELKRLTKLRLGIEERAGQSSVVDPELLRILCCPETYQDIKVAEAAVIEKINQQIFTGALRNRRGQVIREVIEGGLVRADGRYLYPIRHNIPIMLVDEAIPLIG, from the coding sequence ATGAAACAGATCAATTCATCTGCGGAACTGAAGGCGGTTTTGAAAGCAGATAAGGTCCTGCTTTTCGTTCATTTCGAATGGTCGAGTTCCTCCCGTTACGTTCTCTGGAACCTTGAGGAGTGGGAAAAGGAAAGTGACTGGGCCAACGGAGAATCTGCTTTCGAGATTTATTGGCTTGAACCCGACGAACATCCGGACACCTGGAAGTGGATTGGAGAAAACGCAGTTAATCTGGACCAGGAGAATGGCTATACGGGTGGACTGGTGTGGCTGAGAAACGGGGCCGTGGTTGGAACGGTGGAGAATCAGGAATTTCCCGGGCTCCGAGAGTTAAAGCGTTTGACAAAATTGAGGTTGGGGATTGAGGAGAGGGCAGGGCAAAGCAGCGTGGTGGATCCGGAATTATTAAGGATATTGTGTTGTCCTGAAACTTATCAGGATATCAAAGTTGCCGAGGCGGCAGTGATTGAAAAAATCAATCAGCAGATTTTTACAGGAGCCTTGCGAAATCGCCGAGGTCAGGTGATTCGAGAAGTTATAGAGGGCGGATTGGTGCGAGCGGATGGAAGGTATCTTTATCCGATACGCCACAACATCCCGATCATGCTGGTGGATGAAGCAATTCCCCTGATTGGGTGA
- the larC gene encoding nickel pincer cofactor biosynthesis protein LarC, whose translation MSDWVKEKTIAVFQRIAVAEGKIHGLPPEQVHFHEVGAVDSIVDIVGGCIALEMLGKPRVLAGTVVEGFGWINCAHGRFPIPAPATLQILGARGIGVTQCEEPQELVTPTGAAMLAEFAESFGPMQGLVAEKVGFGLGTRDNKTRPNVLRAILGQSSTEAASVNDWETDTIAVLETNLDDINAELLGHFVEKAFSAGALDVFHTPIQMKKNRPGVLLTILCAATEADRFAELMLRETSAFGVRRSIAERRKLRREFVTVKTTYGEVTVKLGKLNGKVVQAAPEYESCKKLAEEQGISLKQVYEAALKHAQI comes from the coding sequence TTGTCGGATTGGGTGAAGGAGAAGACGATTGCCGTTTTTCAGCGGATTGCAGTCGCTGAAGGGAAGATACATGGTTTGCCACCGGAGCAGGTGCATTTTCATGAAGTCGGCGCGGTGGATTCCATTGTGGATATTGTCGGAGGTTGCATTGCATTGGAAATGTTGGGCAAACCGAGAGTGTTGGCAGGAACGGTGGTGGAAGGATTTGGCTGGATTAATTGTGCGCATGGGAGGTTTCCGATTCCGGCGCCGGCGACGTTGCAGATCTTGGGAGCGCGCGGGATTGGAGTAACCCAATGCGAAGAACCGCAGGAACTCGTGACTCCGACCGGCGCGGCGATGTTGGCCGAGTTCGCTGAAAGTTTTGGCCCGATGCAAGGATTGGTGGCAGAGAAAGTTGGGTTTGGGCTGGGTACTCGGGACAACAAGACCCGTCCCAATGTGTTGCGTGCCATTCTGGGGCAATCATCGACGGAAGCTGCAAGCGTGAACGATTGGGAGACGGATACGATTGCCGTGCTGGAGACGAATCTGGATGACATTAATGCCGAATTGTTGGGGCATTTTGTGGAGAAGGCATTTTCGGCCGGTGCGCTGGATGTTTTTCATACGCCGATCCAGATGAAGAAGAACCGGCCGGGGGTGTTGCTGACGATTTTGTGTGCGGCAACGGAGGCGGATAGGTTTGCGGAGTTGATGTTGCGGGAAACCAGTGCATTTGGAGTGCGCCGTTCCATCGCTGAACGTCGTAAATTGCGGCGTGAATTTGTTACCGTAAAGACCACTTATGGCGAGGTGACAGTGAAGCTTGGCAAACTGAATGGCAAGGTGGTCCAGGCCGCCCCGGAATATGAGTCGTGCAAAAAGCTTGCAGAGGAGCAGGGAATTTCGCTAAAGCAGGTCTATGAGGCGGCACTTAAGCACGCCCAAATATAA